From Vigna radiata var. radiata cultivar VC1973A unplaced genomic scaffold, Vradiata_ver6 scaffold_443, whole genome shotgun sequence, a single genomic window includes:
- the LOC106754572 gene encoding uncharacterized protein At4g04775-like translates to MSASSSSCKCLGSGFEXSCDNVSRVGLKPTCFCGEKAVFRTARTPKNKGRRFWGCPKFKGGSEDCSSGCNFFKWCNEDFIHEESVQESGRKKEVGQNLRMMEEMLMKMEERDGEKLKIAMYQKSVVSVKNWLKLLTGVVVITFLCNVIVILMLMKVG, encoded by the exons ATGTCNgcttcatcttcttcttgcaAATGCTTGGGTTCGGGGTTCGAACANAGTTGTGACAATGTGAGCAGGGTGGGTCTAAAACCAACTTGCTTTTGTGGTGAGAAAGCAGTTTTCCGCACTGCAAGAACCCCTAAGAACAAGGGCAGAAGATTTTGGGGATGCCCCAAGTTCAAG GGTGGCAGTGAGGATTGTTCTTCTGGATGCAACTTCTTTAAGTGGTGCAATGAGGATTTCATTCACGAAGAAAGTGTACAAGAAAGTGGAAGGAAGAAGGAAGTAGGTCAAAATTTGAGGATGATGGAAGAAATGctgatgaagatggaagagagAGATGGAGAAAAACTGAAAATAGCAATGTATCAGAAAAGTGTAGTTAGTGTGAAGAATTGGTTGAAGTTGTTAACGGGGGTGGTGGTTATTACATTTCTGTGTAATGTAATTGtgatattgatgttgatgaAAGTAGGTTGA
- the LOC106754573 gene encoding uncharacterized protein LOC106754573, translated as MGEVEQRVQMQEVDAKLQQHITFAEDALKKRKRFLSKQLSLCAAPRDIAWERKKKQEGRTRTRTRRNSFHHCDDVTDDDLHELKGCIELGFGFNEEDGQTLCDTLPALDLYFAVNRQMSPVSTPNGRASSSFGSTINAIPPDSDSWKICNPGDDPEHVKTKLRHWAQAVACSVMQFH; from the exons ATGGGAGAGGTGGAGCAACGTGTGCAGATGCAGGAGGTAGATGCGAAGTTGCAGCAGCACATTACGTTTGCAGAAGATGCGTTGAAGAAAAGGAAGCGGTTTTTGTCGAAGCAGTTATCGCTGTGTGCGGCGCCGCGAGACATCGCAtgggagaggaagaagaagcaagAGGGGAGGACGAGGACGAGGACAAGGAGGAACAGTTTTCATCACTGCGACGACGTCACCGACGATGACCTTCACGAGCTCAAAGGCTGCATAGAATTAGGGTTCGGTTTCAACGAGGAAGACGGCCAGACACTCTGCGACACCTTGCCTGCTCTCGATCTCTACTTCGCCGTCAACCGCCAGATGTCACCGGTCTCCACCCCTAACGGCCGCGCCTCTTCTTCCTTTGGCAGCACCATCAACGCTATACCACCTGACTCTGATTCTTGGAAGATTTGTAACCCAG GGGACGACCCTGAACATGTAAAGACGAAGTTAAGGCATTGGGCTCAGGCTGTAGCTTGTTCTGTAATGCAGTTTCATTGA